One stretch of Zonotrichia leucophrys gambelii isolate GWCS_2022_RI chromosome 13, RI_Zleu_2.0, whole genome shotgun sequence DNA includes these proteins:
- the TLX3 gene encoding T-cell leukemia homeobox protein 3, giving the protein MDPPRMDPPGPAQGQHQHEPISFGIDQILNSPEQDSAPPPPPRGPDGATFLGGPGGRGGAPYPALPAPFPAIAAPFEDSGSYSVNLSLAPAGVIRVPAHRPIPGAVPPPISSAIPAMPAVPSLGSLNFPWMESSRRFVKDRFTAAAALTPFTVTRRIGHPYQNRTPPKRKKPRTSFSRVQICELEKRFHRQKYLASAERAALAKSLKMTDAQVKTWFQNRRTKWRRQTAEEREAERQQASRLMLQLQHDAFQKSLNESIQPDPLCLHNSSLFALQNLQPWEEESAKIPPVTSLV; this is encoded by the exons ATGGACCCGCCGAGGATGGACCCGCCGGGGCCGGCGCAGGGCCAGCACCAGCACGAGCCCATCAGCTTCGGTATCGACCAGATCCTCAACAGCCCCGAGCAGGACAGCGctcccccgccgcccccccggggccccgaCGGCGCGACCTTCCtgggcggccccggcggccgcggcggTGCGCCCTACCCGGCCCTGCCGGCCCCCTTCCCGGCCATCGCCGCGCCCTTCGAGGACTCGGGATCGTACAGTGTGAACCTCAGCCTGGCCCCGGCCGGCGTGATCCGGGTGCCGGCGCACAGGCCCATCCCCGGGGCCGTGCCGCCGCCCATCTCCAGCGCCATCCCGGCCATGCCCGCCGTGCCCAGTCTGGGCAGCCTCAACTTCCcctggatggagagcagccgGCGCTTCGTCAAGGACAGGTTCACAG cggcggcggcgctgacGCCCTTCACCGTGACACGGCGGATCGGGCATCCTTACCAGAACCGGACTCCGCCGAAGCGCAAGAAACCGCGGACATCCTTCTCCCGGGTGCAGATCTGCGAGCTGGAGAAGCGCTTCCATCGGCAGAAGTACCTGGCCTCGGCCGAGCGCGCTGCCCTCGCCAAGTCCCTCAAGATGACGGACGCCCAGGTGAAGACCTGGTTCCAGAACCGGCGCACCAAGTGGCG GCGGCAGACGGCGGAGGAGCGGGAGGCCGAGCGGCAGCAGGCGAGCCggctgatgctgcagctgcagcacgaCGCCTTCCAGAAGTCGCTGAACGAGTCGATCCAGCCCGACCCGCTGTGCCTGCACAACTCGTCGCTGTTCGCGCTGCAGaacctgcagccctgggaggaggaGAGCGCCAAGATCCCCCCGGTCACCTCGCTCGTCTGA